In the genome of Xanthomonas hortorum pv. pelargonii, the window TCCGGCACGACAACAAGCATGCCTTTGCTGTGAAGCATCTGTGGGTCGGCTCCCGATCTGTCGTCGAATCCCGTGTAGCTGTACTGGATGCCAAAGGACCGCGATAGGAACTCGGCGGTGGCGTCGCCCTTAGCCGGGGTGGCTATGCGTTGCTCAGGCACCGGCAGCAGATTCTCCTTGTCATAAGGTGGCTTGCCGATCAGCAGGGGGCCGCCTGCGAGGTCGAAGGCCTGGCTGCGCTGCCGCGGCAGATGGACTTTGTCGTCGGCGGATGGCACTGCCCTGACCCGCTGGCCCTGGTAGCCGCCACCGACAGCCAGCTTGTACAAAGAGAGTGGTTCATTCTCCTCGGGCCGCGACAACTTAAGCTGTTGCTGCGTAGCAACGCGTGCCTCCTCCAGCGCCTCCTTGTCGCGTGGGAAGTGCTGTAGCGCCTGCGCCGGCATCATCGAGGGGCCCTTGTCCTTAGCGAGGAGATCGCGCTGCTCTTGGCTCGCCTGATTAGCCTGCACTGCATGCCATGCATCGTAATGCTTGCGGAACGCAGGGATACGCAATGCCACCTCCAGTTTTAGAAATCCGCAGCCATCGTTGGGGCACAACGCCAAGGGATTTCCCTCCATTGCCAAAGGCTTGAAGGGATGCGCAGGGCCGTCGACGTCGTCGAAAACCCAGGCGCAAGGTGCCTTCAACGACATGGTCACTCGGTACCATCTCAAGCAGCGATCGCTGCACGCGCGACCAATCTTCGCGTTGCGGAGCGAGCTTGGCGGCGAGCCGCATCAGACTGCTGCCCGGGACGGTGTCGACATAGCGAAACGCCGGCAGCAGAGATCCGGTCTCAGATCCGGCAGACAATACAAGGCTGCTACTAACCGAATTGCTGCGAGCGGCGCGGCTGCCGCCGAACATATCGAAGCGCCAGGGCTCATCTTTGTAGCTGAATGTACGCGCGAGCATGAATGCCGAGATCGTCCCAGGTAGCTTCACTTCCACCAGTGGTAGGCCGGTCAGGCGCGTAAACAGCGAGTAAGGCTTGTCCGATTCGGTTTCGTTAGTCGAAACTTCCTGCCCATCATATCGACCACCACATGGGTCGTGCTGCCGCGGCCGGGAGCCGGCACAGCGGGCTGGCCGGGGATCGAGCACATGCTCAAGCGCCCGGTTTCTAGGTCAAAGCTGGTCGGTGGATGGGCCCGCGTAATCGTCGGCGCCTCCTTCGCCATACGCAAGTCCAGAACGTCAAAAATTTGGTCACCGGCCTCGATCTGCGCGATTAGGTTCCAACTCATCTCTCCCAGGTCTGCTTCGATGGCCTCGCGTGTCCGCCCCAGCGTCCAATCCATCCATTGCGTCAACTCTTCACGGCGCTGGCGCACTTCCGCCCGCAAGCCTTCAACGTTGCGCGGTTTCCATTGACTACTCACCAGCGCATAGGCCTTGAGCACCTGAAAGAAGGTCAGCGCCGGGCAACGCGTCGCATGCTCTTCGGTGTCTCTCGAAGACTTAGGGAAGGTCTGAACAACGAGGCCTGAGAGTGCGGGATGTCGCGTCGGTCCGGAGAGTCGCGTTTGGATCTTCGGATCTTCCGCTATTTCTGGCACTTTCCTTGGGAATTCCCCGGGTTACAGGCGCACGCTCCCCATGGCAGGCAGTAACTGCTTTCGCTTCATCCACAGATTGGAGAGCGCAAACAAGGTCAGCACGTGTGCGGTGTTCTTGGCCAGGCCGCGATAGCGGACCTTGGTGTAACCGAACTGGCGCTTGATCACCCGGAACGGATGCTCCACCTTCGCGCGCACGCTGGCCTTGAAGTGTTCCCAACGCTGTTCCCGAGCACGCTCGCGTTTGTTGCCGATGGCTTTCAGCGTCGAACGCTTGGCGGCAATGAAAAATGCAGCCTTGCAGGTCTGCAGTTCTTCGCGTTTGTCCGCACCGGTGTAGCCGCTGTCGCCGAACACGCTGTCTTCTTTGCCATGCAGTAATGCGTGCGTCACCGTGACGTCGGCGACATTGGCGGCTGTGCAATGGACGTGGTGCACCAGCCCGGAAAATTCATCCACGCCGATGTGCGCCTTCATCCCGAAATACCACTGATTGCCCTTCCTGGTCTGATGCATTTCAGGGTCGCGCGCGTGATCGGCGTTCTTGGTCGAACTGGGTGCAGCGATCAGCGTCGCATCGACGATCGTGCCCGACCGCAGGCTCTGCCCCTTGCGTGCCAGATGCGCGTTGACCGCGTCCAGCATCCGCGCGGCAAGGCCATGGGTCTCCAGCAGGCGCCGAAAGTTCAAAATCGTGGTCTCGTCCGGAACGTTGTCCAAGCCACCGAGCTGGGCAAAGCGCCGCAAGGTCGGAATCTCGTGCAGCGCTTCTTCCATCGCCGGATCGCTCAACGCATACCACTGCTGCAGCAAATGAATCCGCAACATCGTCGCCAGTGCGTATGGCTGTCGACCAGGGCGTCCCGACACCGGATAGTGCGGTGCGATCAGACCGAGCAAGTGCTGCCACGGAACGACCTGCTCCATCTCGGCCAGGAAGATCTCCCGGCGGGTCTGCTTGCGCTTGCCCAGGCCTTCAGCGTCGCCGAACGTCAGTTGCATGGATTACTCCTCAACATGAGGCGGGTAGTGTCGCGTATCTATGGTGCGTTGTTCAGAGGTTCCTTAGAGCCACCGCTGCCCAGGTACAGGTCGACTTTGCGGTCGATAATGGGCTGCAGTATGTCGAAGACCCGCAATGCCTGGCTCCGGTGGCGAGAGCCCAGCTCCGCATTACGAATAAGCGGCAACAGTCCCATGCACAGGCTGCCGATACCCTCAAGGGTGGTATCGCGTAATCCGTCGTTCCCGGCTAGAACCGAAACCCGCTCCAGCGCTGGTCGTGCCAGCGGACGCATCTGGCGGTGAAGCTGGGCCGATGAAAGCGCCTTGAAGAGCACCCCAATATTTGATGCCGAGGCGGACTTAAAGCGCTCGCGGTGCAAGTCAAGGTGCGCGGCCATCGCCTGTAGTTTGGC includes:
- a CDS encoding IS5 family transposase; translation: MQLTFGDAEGLGKRKQTRREIFLAEMEQVVPWQHLLGLIAPHYPVSGRPGRQPYALATMLRIHLLQQWYALSDPAMEEALHEIPTLRRFAQLGGLDNVPDETTILNFRRLLETHGLAARMLDAVNAHLARKGQSLRSGTIVDATLIAAPSSTKNADHARDPEMHQTRKGNQWYFGMKAHIGVDEFSGLVHHVHCTAANVADVTVTHALLHGKEDSVFGDSGYTGADKREELQTCKAAFFIAAKRSTLKAIGNKRERAREQRWEHFKASVRAKVEHPFRVIKRQFGYTKVRYRGLAKNTAHVLTLFALSNLWMKRKQLLPAMGSVRL